A region of Photobacterium sanguinicancri DNA encodes the following proteins:
- a CDS encoding TIGR01621 family pseudouridine synthase produces the protein MFTLVHQHPDFLIINKHPNVSVHKDDNDQPLLAAVAEQTGDKQLYLIHRLDKMTSGLLLLGRNKEAAALLSANFANRVVDKFYIAISTKKPKKKQGVVVGDMSRSRRSSWKLESTKENPAVTQFFSAAAGNGRRFFLCKPHTGKTHQIRVALRSVGAGITGDAIYGSEDADRGYLHAYSLAFPYKGETQRFTCPPEQGELWHSDEVKVALAQWQSPWTLTWPTLPDSLQKACQR, from the coding sequence ATGTTTACATTGGTTCATCAACACCCTGACTTTTTAATTATCAATAAACACCCCAACGTGAGTGTGCATAAAGATGATAATGATCAGCCTTTGTTAGCGGCGGTTGCTGAGCAAACGGGTGATAAGCAGCTCTACTTGATTCATCGACTAGATAAGATGACATCAGGCTTGCTCTTATTAGGGCGTAATAAAGAGGCTGCAGCTTTACTCTCTGCAAATTTTGCCAATCGTGTTGTCGATAAGTTTTATATTGCGATCAGCACTAAAAAACCGAAGAAAAAACAAGGTGTCGTGGTGGGCGATATGAGTCGTTCTCGTCGCAGCAGCTGGAAACTTGAAAGTACCAAAGAAAACCCAGCAGTCACCCAGTTTTTTTCTGCAGCTGCGGGTAATGGTCGTCGGTTCTTTTTATGTAAGCCCCATACGGGTAAAACACACCAAATTCGGGTTGCGCTGCGCAGTGTCGGTGCTGGCATTACTGGGGATGCGATTTATGGCAGCGAAGATGCAGACCGTGGTTACTTGCATGCTTACTCGCTGGCATTTCCATATAAAGGCGAAACCCAACGTTTTACTTGCCCACCAGAACAAGGTGAGTTGTGGCATAGTGATGAAGTGAAAGTGGCGTTAGCACAATGGCAATCGCCGTGGACATTAACATGGCCAACATTGCCCGATAGCCTACAAAAGGCATGTCAGCGCTAA
- a CDS encoding type II secretion system F family protein, translated as MLISLVILLIGVGAFSWIHSSYKAKLRKRMHHLLQSEETESDARRNFRKAMNKISAENKKEFEHKLEQAGVYNKGLAIYYLPAKFSVIGITTAICGFQILAGIWQLNDAILPFLGVMIAVIIVPDWVLVAKRKAVERNVSRELPYLIDLMAVCVQTGMTLESALAYLADEMQGFDKHLAYHIHKTAERARLTGLETALTEFAVRINTQEVRSFTFTLLQSLQHGSSIYQVLITLSKDIREVQMLETEEKIGKLSAKMSVPLILFIMIPIVILIIAPGVMRVAQSGGIG; from the coding sequence ATGCTGATATCTCTCGTTATATTGCTTATAGGCGTCGGTGCTTTCAGCTGGATTCATTCAAGCTATAAAGCCAAGTTACGTAAGCGTATGCATCACCTGTTACAGAGTGAAGAAACAGAGTCCGATGCGCGTCGGAACTTCCGCAAAGCAATGAATAAAATTAGCGCGGAGAACAAAAAAGAGTTTGAACATAAACTTGAGCAGGCTGGTGTATATAATAAAGGTTTAGCAATATATTACTTACCAGCCAAATTTAGTGTGATAGGGATAACTACTGCTATCTGTGGATTCCAGATCTTAGCTGGTATATGGCAATTGAATGATGCAATTTTGCCATTTTTGGGTGTTATGATTGCGGTGATTATCGTTCCTGATTGGGTGCTTGTGGCTAAAAGAAAAGCCGTCGAGCGCAATGTCAGTCGAGAGCTGCCTTATTTAATTGATTTAATGGCGGTATGTGTTCAAACGGGGATGACGCTTGAATCGGCACTTGCCTATTTAGCGGATGAAATGCAAGGTTTTGACAAACACTTAGCCTATCATATTCATAAAACGGCAGAGCGTGCACGTTTGACAGGCTTAGAAACCGCATTGACAGAGTTTGCAGTGCGTATTAATACTCAAGAAGTACGTAGTTTTACTTTTACCTTACTGCAAAGCCTTCAGCATGGTAGCTCGATTTACCAAGTGTTAATTACGCTATCAAAAGATATTCGTGAAGTTCAAATGCTGGAAACTGAAGAAAAAATTGGAAAGTTATCTGCCAAAATGAGTGTCCCACTTATATTATTTATTATGATTCCTATTGTAATTTTGATCATCGCTCCGGGTGTCATGAGAGTTGCGCAGTCGGGAGGGATTGGCTAA
- a CDS encoding class I SAM-dependent methyltransferase — protein sequence MDINALSQLEQHLLNALSTPPSEVRRLFHGRGRCWQGLEQITVDWLQDQVLVSLFKELSEEFLSELNALLQRLLSTTQWQQCGAKALLLQHRDRDGSPTEVIWGELGEYQDVVENGLTYKLDLGRKQNNGLFLDMRYGRKWVQEQAEGKRVLNLFAYTCGFSIAAIAGGAEHVVNLDMARAALSRGRDNHHLNNHDLSKVSFLGHELFKSWGKVRKMGAYDLIIIDPPSFQKGSFALTKDYAKILRRLPELLTENGQVLACVNDPSIDSQFLIDGMAQEAPELQFIERLENPPEFKDIDPDGGLKALIFCR from the coding sequence ATGGATATAAACGCACTTTCTCAATTAGAACAACACCTCCTTAATGCATTATCGACACCACCATCTGAAGTGCGTCGTTTGTTTCATGGCCGTGGTCGCTGCTGGCAGGGGTTAGAGCAAATCACGGTTGATTGGCTACAAGATCAAGTCTTGGTTTCTTTATTCAAAGAGCTTTCTGAAGAATTTCTTTCTGAGTTGAATGCGCTATTGCAGCGTTTACTCTCGACCACACAATGGCAGCAATGCGGTGCCAAGGCATTGTTACTCCAGCACCGTGATCGTGATGGTTCACCAACAGAAGTGATCTGGGGCGAATTGGGTGAATATCAAGATGTGGTCGAAAATGGTCTGACTTATAAGCTGGACTTAGGTCGTAAGCAAAACAATGGCTTATTTTTAGATATGCGTTATGGCCGTAAGTGGGTGCAGGAGCAGGCTGAAGGTAAGCGTGTTCTTAATTTATTTGCTTACACTTGTGGTTTCTCGATTGCCGCGATTGCCGGTGGTGCCGAGCATGTTGTGAACCTTGATATGGCTAGAGCAGCGTTGAGCCGAGGTCGTGATAACCATCATCTGAATAATCATGATTTATCAAAGGTTAGCTTCTTAGGCCATGAGTTGTTTAAGTCTTGGGGAAAAGTGCGAAAAATGGGTGCCTATGATTTGATCATTATCGACCCACCATCTTTTCAGAAAGGTAGTTTTGCACTCACAAAAGATTACGCAAAAATATTACGTCGCTTGCCTGAGTTGTTGACTGAAAATGGCCAAGTGCTGGCATGTGTGAACGATCCATCTATTGATTCTCAGTTCTTAATCGATGGTATGGCGCAAGAAGCCCCTGAACTACAGTTTATTGAGCGGTTAGAAAACCCGCCTGAATTCAAAGATATTGATCCGGATGGTGGCTTAAAAGCCCTTATCTTCTGTCGATAA
- a CDS encoding sodium-dependent transporter: MASQSRAQFSSKIGFILAAAGSAVGLGNIWGFPTQAASNGGAVFLIVYLLMVFALAYPLLVAELTIGRYGSANPIKSLRSIWPQQKKVATGLGIAGMIAVSMILSFYAIVAGWLLGSLAGPILESLGMVSAAQWLESFSTARNLILMVVFMVLTIVVVRNGVADGIERWSTRLMPVLLILFVLMVAYILTQDGAINGLKMYLIPDFSQFSADLVVSAMGQAFFSLSLGVCSMMVYGSYIKKDVNLPKVAAQVALLDTGVAFIAGLLILPAMFVAANNGVEIYNEAGALLSSDTLVFSVLPAMFDTMGAAGLLVGVLFFILMVIAALTSSISMLEVPVACATEELQQDRKVAVWWIGGIITVFSGIIVFNFGDMFGLVISLTTEYAQPILGMVFALLVGWVWKRDQALQEIKQGYPELEQGLFWKIWPWYVRVVCPLLMLFVFFA; encoded by the coding sequence ATGGCAAGTCAATCGAGGGCGCAGTTTAGCTCCAAAATTGGTTTTATTTTAGCAGCAGCAGGTTCAGCCGTTGGATTAGGTAACATTTGGGGTTTTCCGACCCAAGCGGCAAGTAACGGCGGCGCTGTTTTTTTGATTGTATATTTATTGATGGTTTTTGCATTGGCATACCCACTGTTGGTGGCTGAACTTACTATTGGTCGTTACGGCAGTGCCAACCCCATTAAATCTCTACGTTCAATTTGGCCTCAACAGAAGAAAGTTGCGACTGGACTTGGTATTGCGGGCATGATCGCGGTTTCTATGATCCTCAGTTTCTATGCCATTGTCGCAGGCTGGCTGTTGGGTTCTTTAGCGGGGCCCATTCTTGAATCGCTTGGTATGGTGTCGGCCGCGCAATGGTTAGAGTCTTTCAGTACGGCTCGTAATCTTATTTTGATGGTTGTCTTTATGGTGCTCACCATAGTGGTGGTTCGTAATGGTGTTGCAGATGGTATCGAACGCTGGTCGACACGGTTAATGCCTGTTCTATTGATATTGTTTGTATTGATGGTGGCCTACATCTTGACCCAAGATGGCGCGATCAATGGCCTGAAAATGTACCTTATTCCTGACTTTTCCCAGTTTAGCGCCGATCTTGTTGTGAGTGCGATGGGGCAAGCCTTCTTCTCTCTTTCGCTTGGTGTGTGTTCGATGATGGTATACGGCTCTTACATCAAAAAGGATGTAAACCTACCGAAAGTCGCTGCGCAAGTTGCTCTACTTGATACTGGTGTTGCTTTCATTGCCGGGCTATTGATTTTGCCTGCGATGTTTGTAGCTGCAAACAATGGTGTTGAAATTTATAACGAAGCAGGGGCTTTACTGTCATCAGACACTTTAGTCTTCAGCGTATTACCTGCGATGTTTGATACCATGGGCGCAGCTGGTTTATTGGTTGGTGTTCTGTTCTTTATTCTTATGGTTATCGCTGCACTCACATCGTCAATCTCGATGCTTGAAGTCCCCGTTGCTTGTGCAACCGAAGAGTTACAGCAAGATCGTAAAGTCGCAGTATGGTGGATTGGCGGCATTATTACCGTTTTCTCTGGCATTATCGTATTTAACTTTGGGGATATGTTTGGTTTGGTTATATCGCTGACCACGGAATATGCTCAGCCTATTTTAGGTATGGTATTCGCACTACTTGTTGGTTGGGTGTGGAAGCGCGATCAAGCATTACAAGAGATCAAGCAAGGTTACCCTGAACTGGAACAAGGCTTATTCTGGAAAATTTGGCCTTGGTATGTTCGTGTTGTTTGCCCACTACTGATGCTATTTGTATTCTTTGCCTAG
- a CDS encoding YciI family protein produces the protein MWYVIFSQDVENSLERRLSVREKHLARLTELQAQGRLLIAGPNPAIDSENPGEAGFTGSTVIAEFNSLEDAKSWADADPYIDAGVYQNVIVKPFKKVLP, from the coding sequence ATGTGGTATGTAATCTTCTCTCAAGATGTTGAAAATAGCCTAGAGCGTCGTTTAAGCGTTCGTGAAAAACACCTAGCGCGTTTAACAGAGCTTCAAGCACAAGGTCGATTATTAATTGCAGGCCCAAACCCTGCTATCGACAGCGAAAACCCGGGTGAAGCAGGCTTCACGGGCTCAACCGTGATTGCTGAATTTAACTCGCTTGAAGACGCAAAATCATGGGCAGATGCCGATCCATACATCGACGCGGGTGTTTATCAAAACGTTATTGTTAAACCATTCAAAAAAGTCTTACCTTAG
- the cls gene encoding cardiolipin synthase gives MEQFYQILAWVSVFLYWLLIAGITIRVVFKRRVVGVSLAWLMIIYIIPVGGIIAYLLFGELNLGKKRAKRALDMFSPYADWFQRLNDCPEHQPQLMSQYARPICDLCENRLGIPSLVGNSLSLQDSPQTILKSIIEDIKQAQLSIHLEFYIWHPGGLADEVGVALIDAAKRGVRIKLLLDSAGSMRFFRSHWPRLMRHAGIEVTEALAVTPFRMFLRRLDLRQHRKIVVIDNEIAYTGSMNLVDPRFFKTDAGVGEWVDVMVRLTGPTVTVLNSIQAWDWEVETGMRDLPPMPSCNVNHPDEHSDTVQVIPSGPGMPDEIIHQVLLLSIYQALESVVITTPYFVPSENLLHALRGAALRGINVSLIIPDKNDSTMVEWASRSFFAELLSAGVKIYRFHGGLLHTKSVVIDDNHCLIGTVNLDMRSLWLNFEVTLAVDSAEFTQQLSWLQQEYIKNSTLVDWREWEKRSVQHKLAEQFFYMFSPLL, from the coding sequence ATGGAACAGTTTTATCAAATCCTAGCTTGGGTTAGCGTTTTTCTATATTGGCTACTGATAGCGGGTATTACAATTCGGGTTGTGTTCAAACGTCGTGTCGTTGGCGTCTCTCTTGCGTGGTTGATGATTATTTACATCATTCCGGTCGGTGGGATCATAGCCTACCTTTTATTCGGTGAACTCAATCTAGGAAAGAAACGGGCTAAACGCGCATTAGATATGTTCAGCCCATACGCAGACTGGTTTCAACGCCTGAATGATTGCCCTGAACACCAACCACAACTGATGAGCCAATATGCGCGGCCAATCTGTGATTTGTGCGAAAATCGCCTAGGTATACCAAGCCTCGTTGGCAACAGCCTATCGCTTCAAGATTCCCCTCAAACCATTTTAAAATCTATTATTGAAGATATAAAACAAGCACAGCTTTCCATTCATCTTGAATTTTATATCTGGCACCCAGGTGGCTTAGCCGATGAAGTCGGTGTCGCATTAATCGATGCCGCAAAGCGTGGAGTACGCATAAAGCTATTATTAGATTCCGCAGGTAGCATGCGTTTTTTCCGATCCCACTGGCCACGATTAATGCGTCATGCAGGTATTGAAGTCACAGAAGCATTAGCCGTCACCCCGTTTCGAATGTTCTTACGCCGCTTAGATTTACGTCAACACCGTAAAATTGTGGTGATCGACAACGAAATTGCCTATACCGGATCAATGAATTTAGTCGACCCAAGGTTTTTTAAAACCGATGCTGGAGTTGGCGAGTGGGTAGATGTGATGGTGCGGTTAACCGGACCGACAGTCACAGTGCTAAACAGCATTCAAGCCTGGGACTGGGAAGTTGAAACGGGGATGCGAGACTTACCGCCAATGCCGAGTTGTAACGTCAACCATCCCGATGAGCACTCAGATACAGTGCAGGTCATCCCATCAGGCCCTGGAATGCCAGATGAAATCATCCATCAGGTGTTGCTGCTCAGTATTTATCAAGCATTAGAAAGCGTAGTAATTACAACACCTTACTTTGTACCAAGTGAGAATCTGCTTCACGCCCTGCGCGGTGCGGCACTTCGTGGGATCAATGTCAGTCTGATTATTCCAGATAAAAACGATTCCACCATGGTTGAATGGGCAAGTCGTTCATTTTTTGCTGAGTTACTCAGCGCGGGCGTAAAGATTTATCGATTCCATGGCGGACTGTTGCACACGAAATCAGTCGTTATCGACGATAATCATTGCTTAATCGGCACAGTTAACTTGGACATGCGCAGTTTGTGGCTGAACTTTGAAGTCACATTAGCCGTAGACAGTGCTGAATTTACCCAACAATTAAGCTGGCTACAGCAAGAATATATTAAAAACTCCACCTTAGTTGATTGGCGTGAGTGGGAAAAACGTTCAGTCCAGCATAAGCTTGCTGAGCAGTTTTTCTATATGTTTAGCCCACTCCTCTAA
- the yciA gene encoding acyl-CoA thioester hydrolase YciA yields MTTENNIPRGQLLLRTLAMPADTNANGDIFGGWIMSQLDLAGAILAKEISGGRVVTVSVESIAFKAPVSVGDVVCCYGECKRIGNTSMSVGLEVWVKPVAHEAVGDRYQVCEATFNYVAINSEGRPRPVKKA; encoded by the coding sequence ATGACCACAGAAAACAACATCCCACGCGGACAACTCCTTCTCCGCACCTTAGCAATGCCAGCAGACACCAACGCCAATGGCGATATTTTTGGTGGTTGGATCATGTCTCAGCTTGATTTAGCTGGTGCTATTTTGGCAAAAGAAATCTCAGGCGGTCGCGTAGTCACCGTTTCCGTCGAGAGCATCGCATTTAAAGCGCCTGTCAGTGTTGGCGACGTTGTTTGCTGTTATGGTGAATGTAAGCGCATTGGTAACACGTCAATGAGCGTAGGCCTTGAAGTTTGGGTTAAGCCAGTGGCACACGAGGCCGTTGGGGATCGCTATCAGGTTTGTGAAGCGACCTTTAACTATGTCGCCATCAATAGTGAAGGCCGACCACGCCCGGTGAAAAAAGCCTAA
- a CDS encoding OmpA family protein has product MMKRLLPLLLVTATNVYADETLLQHLCETTAFNQELTITQHQPVIIAHNRNGQMLAGKPVDLNLSAYTELLADTTDISRDCLAYLEQNDVVRIVDNDTSPQFQSGQTIARVFFTFDRSTLSKTSVRILEKIAGQLKHSNAMIQLEGHTDAKGSAEYNLALGLRRSESVEAFLKSRGMHKNQLKASSKGESAPVADNSTETGRELNRRVEIKV; this is encoded by the coding sequence ATGATGAAACGCTTACTGCCATTATTATTAGTGACTGCAACTAACGTATATGCGGATGAAACTTTGCTTCAGCACTTATGTGAAACAACAGCTTTTAATCAAGAGTTAACCATTACTCAGCATCAGCCTGTTATTATTGCACATAATCGTAATGGTCAAATGCTGGCGGGTAAACCGGTTGATTTAAACTTGTCTGCTTATACCGAATTATTAGCGGATACTACGGATATAAGCCGTGATTGTCTTGCATACCTTGAGCAAAATGATGTCGTCAGAATTGTAGATAATGATACCTCTCCTCAGTTCCAGAGTGGACAAACTATTGCACGGGTATTTTTTACTTTTGACCGCTCAACACTGAGCAAAACATCGGTACGTATTCTTGAAAAGATTGCAGGTCAATTAAAGCACAGTAACGCGATGATTCAGCTTGAAGGCCATACTGATGCAAAGGGCAGTGCCGAATATAACTTGGCATTAGGGTTGCGTCGTAGTGAGTCGGTAGAAGCTTTCTTAAAATCGCGTGGAATGCATAAAAACCAATTAAAAGCGTCTAGTAAGGGCGAGTCTGCACCTGTTGCTGATAACAGTACTGAAACAGGGCGAGAGCTTAATCGACGTGTTGAGATTAAAGTTTAA
- a CDS encoding tetratricopeptide repeat protein codes for MKIVISIFVLIALAGCSGSPKPKVSDEERMEITKNYDGLQESYRARLKNNAKDYVASVKLSAAYFKDNDVEAASYYIDQVPDDECSKIDTCWLTRADIAYHNREYSQAKYYIDYSLAVGKDVFAVKNLYGIMLARQGKFDEARKYFFEARVGFKNEDAIRNNLAMTEMMEGKYDKAAKRLSPLYQKNRYDSKIKANLIVSLMLSKQYSAVKNLLLQEMSEEEATEMFMQLREDLAKPANEALPILNVESDNTEPLQVPSLVPSNKNVQQDADHNEDV; via the coding sequence ATGAAAATAGTAATAAGTATTTTTGTTTTAATCGCTCTTGCTGGCTGCTCAGGCTCGCCGAAACCTAAAGTCTCTGATGAAGAGCGAATGGAAATCACTAAGAATTATGATGGTTTGCAAGAGAGTTACCGTGCGAGATTGAAAAATAATGCTAAAGACTATGTAGCATCAGTAAAGCTTTCTGCTGCCTATTTTAAAGATAATGATGTAGAGGCGGCAAGTTATTATATTGACCAAGTCCCCGACGATGAGTGCAGTAAGATAGATACTTGTTGGTTAACAAGAGCGGATATTGCTTACCATAATAGAGAGTACAGTCAGGCTAAATATTATATTGATTACAGCTTAGCTGTTGGTAAGGATGTTTTTGCGGTTAAAAATTTATACGGCATTATGCTGGCGCGACAAGGTAAATTTGATGAGGCGCGTAAATACTTCTTTGAAGCGCGTGTTGGCTTTAAAAATGAAGATGCAATTCGTAATAATCTTGCCATGACTGAAATGATGGAAGGTAAATATGATAAAGCGGCAAAGCGCTTATCACCGCTATATCAAAAAAATCGCTACGACTCAAAAATTAAAGCGAATTTAATTGTTAGTTTGATGCTTTCAAAGCAATACTCGGCAGTGAAAAACCTGTTATTACAGGAAATGAGTGAGGAAGAAGCAACTGAAATGTTCATGCAATTGCGTGAGGATTTAGCCAAACCAGCAAATGAAGCTTTGCCTATTTTGAATGTTGAATCTGATAATACAGAACCACTGCAAGTACCATCACTAGTACCAAGTAATAAAAATGTGCAGCAAGATGCTGATCACAATGAGGATGTTTAA
- the gspS2 gene encoding type II secretion system pilot lipoprotein GspS-beta has translation MLKKILAVAALLVLNGCASSEDDTAIALAKSRAATINAKAPYDKIDEYKVMKAQAKNKTVVITVLYGGGGKMAPSQTIKAAAANYCSSDELTPLFDAGVSYNIKIMDMRGRTMVEQSVYSEYCKQLMQ, from the coding sequence ATGCTGAAGAAAATATTAGCGGTAGCTGCACTTCTGGTTTTGAATGGATGCGCATCAAGTGAAGATGATACAGCCATTGCTTTAGCAAAAAGCCGAGCTGCAACCATTAACGCTAAAGCGCCTTACGACAAAATCGACGAATATAAAGTCATGAAAGCCCAGGCGAAAAATAAAACGGTTGTGATTACTGTCCTTTACGGTGGCGGAGGTAAAATGGCGCCATCTCAAACCATAAAAGCGGCAGCAGCAAACTATTGTAGCAGTGATGAACTCACACCACTTTTTGATGCAGGTGTTAGCTACAATATAAAAATCATGGACATGCGTGGGCGCACCATGGTTGAACAATCAGTTTATAGCGAATACTGTAAACAACTGATGCAGTAA
- a CDS encoding septation protein A, whose protein sequence is MKQLLDFIPLIVFFVLYKTHDIFVATGALIIATAIQIALTWFLYKKVEKMQLITFAMVAVFGSLTLFLHDENFIKWKVTIVYALFAIGLAVSQFMGKPAIKSMLGKELTLPDPVWNKVNLAWVLFFTVCAVVNIYVAFTLPLDVWVNFKVFGLLVLTLLFTLATGGYIYRHMPKENGSDKQ, encoded by the coding sequence ATGAAACAACTACTCGATTTTATACCGCTTATTGTTTTTTTTGTTTTGTATAAAACCCATGATATTTTCGTTGCAACAGGTGCCTTAATCATAGCCACCGCCATTCAAATTGCCTTGACGTGGTTTTTGTACAAGAAAGTCGAAAAAATGCAGCTAATAACCTTCGCAATGGTCGCTGTTTTCGGTAGTTTGACGCTATTCTTACATGATGAAAACTTCATTAAATGGAAAGTCACCATTGTCTATGCGCTCTTTGCGATTGGCTTAGCGGTTAGCCAATTCATGGGGAAACCCGCAATTAAAAGCATGCTAGGCAAAGAACTGACTTTACCCGATCCCGTTTGGAACAAAGTAAATTTGGCTTGGGTCTTATTTTTTACCGTGTGTGCCGTTGTTAATATCTACGTTGCATTCACTTTACCACTCGATGTTTGGGTAAACTTTAAAGTATTCGGCTTGCTTGTATTAACGTTACTCTTTACCCTTGCCACTGGCGGGTATATTTATCGCCATATGCCGAAAGAAAACGGTTCAGACAAGCAGTAA
- a CDS encoding type II secretion system F family protein, with protein MTLYFSLLLLGAAALLYSNSLTMKKQKISAIKKDQKTKAENEINLMNLASLKGESLKDRILIRLNGVFSQLGKKGLIQVAIGIVIISFSMSYVVGAYLALGFVSGITTLIVTPFIAMFILFRFLLARRKKLFEASFPDAINLMTSAISSGESVMQAIQFVGNKLDSIVGQEFKWVGQRLQIGESPDDVFRRSCQNCPYKSYRFFIITLRANMIRGGQLREVMTRLNRVLFDARAVEKKTNAMTSEARISAKIVGAIPFAFLLIMKFMQPDNFDFVIRDPDGRYILYYMLASEAVGMAIIYFLMRGIK; from the coding sequence ATGACTCTGTATTTTTCGCTATTGTTACTCGGTGCAGCAGCACTGCTTTATAGTAATAGCCTTACAATGAAAAAACAAAAAATCTCAGCGATTAAAAAAGATCAGAAAACCAAGGCTGAAAATGAGATTAATCTGATGAACTTGGCATCTTTAAAAGGTGAGAGTTTAAAAGACCGTATTCTTATCCGTTTAAATGGCGTGTTTTCGCAATTAGGAAAAAAAGGTCTTATTCAAGTTGCGATAGGCATTGTTATCATCAGCTTTTCGATGAGCTATGTTGTTGGTGCGTACTTAGCCTTAGGTTTCGTTTCTGGTATAACTACTTTAATTGTGACTCCTTTTATCGCGATGTTTATCCTTTTTCGTTTTTTACTTGCTCGTCGTAAGAAGCTTTTTGAGGCATCCTTTCCTGACGCAATAAATTTAATGACCAGTGCGATTAGCTCTGGTGAAAGTGTAATGCAAGCGATTCAATTTGTAGGCAATAAATTAGATAGTATTGTTGGACAAGAATTTAAATGGGTTGGTCAGCGATTACAAATTGGTGAGTCTCCTGATGATGTTTTTCGTCGTTCTTGTCAAAATTGCCCATATAAAAGTTACCGGTTTTTTATTATCACTTTGCGTGCAAATATGATTCGTGGTGGTCAATTAAGAGAGGTAATGACTCGTCTTAATCGAGTGCTGTTTGATGCAAGAGCGGTTGAAAAGAAAACCAATGCAATGACTTCTGAAGCAAGGATTTCAGCAAAAATTGTTGGTGCTATACCTTTTGCTTTCTTACTAATAATGAAATTTATGCAACCGGATAACTTTGATTTTGTTATACGAGATCCTGATGGTCGGTATATATTATATTATATGCTTGCGAGTGAGGCGGTGGGGATGGCTATTATCTATTTTCTGATGCGAGGTATTAAATAG